A single region of the Lotus japonicus ecotype B-129 chromosome 4, LjGifu_v1.2 genome encodes:
- the LOC130711004 gene encoding probable GTP diphosphokinase CRSH, chloroplastic, with protein MELSQLNLHAHDFPTTHYSLPKTPTTSPFILIPLFILRHHRRRRTRLRWSAPRACAAAEVTGGGKMVMELVGAFNELTERMKVLSTSSSGLLFKSLKLSIPVLQTSPVSADGRSPLSKALSLAMILADLQMDAEVISAGILREVLEVGALSINEIQSEIGAATAHLVYESLRVKNIPSRIDVLDDDNAAALRKFCLTYYDIRALILDLALKLDMMRHIAYLPRYQQQILSLQVMKIHAPLAHALGTTYLSLELEDLSFQYLFPYSYLYVDTWLTSHETGDKPLIDVYKEELLQTLEADPLIAELVDDISIKGRYKSRYSTMKKLLKDGRRPEDVNDVLGLRVVLNPKPGDGALEAGERACYRAHEIIQSMWKEIPYRTKDYIARPKANGYRSLHMAVDVSDNCRTRPLMEIQIRTTEMDRLAVGGTASHSLYKAGLTDPQEAKRLKTIMLAAAELAALRLRDLPGAIHKGIEIDQRDRVFRLLDKNGDGKISIEELAEVMEELGAPGEDAKDMMQLLDSNSDGSLSSDEFHMFQNQIELVHNLEDRDDQYKKMLDEKLHMADDSGLIQVYNKEFGNRLVS; from the exons ATGGAGCTCTCGCAGTTAAACCTCCACGCTCACGATTTCCCCACCACACACTATTCTCTCCCCAAAACCCCCACCACTTCTCCATTCATTCTCATACCACTCTTCATCCTCcgtcaccaccgccgccgccgcacgCGTCTCCGATGGTCAGCTCCGAGGGCGTGCGCGGCGGCGGAGGTCACCGGCGGAGGGAAGATGGTGATGGAGTTGGTCGGAGCCTTCAACGAACTCACCGAGAGGATGAAGGTGCTGTCGACGAGCTCCTCCGGCCTTCTCTTCAAGTCCCTCAAGCTCTCCATCCCTGTTCTTCAAACCTCCCCTGTCTCCGCCGATGGCCGCTCTCCCCTTTCCAAAGCACTGTCCCTCGCCATGATCCTCGCTGATCTCCAG ATGGATGCTGAAGTTATATCGGCTGGAATATTGAGAGAGGTGTTGGAGGTAGGTGCATTGAGTATCAATGAAATTCAGAGCGAGATAGGTGCTGCCACTGCTCATTTGGTGTACGAGAGTTTGCGTGTGAAGAACATCCCGTCCAGGATTGATGTTCTGGATGATGACAATGCTGCTGCGCTGAGGAAGTTCTGCCTCACTTATTATGACATCAGGGCTTTGATCTTGGACCTGGCCTTGAAGCTTGACATGATGAGACATATTGCTTATCTCCCTAGGTACCAGCAGCAGATCCTTTCCCTACAAGTGATGAAAATTCATGCCCCCCTTGCTCATGCTCTGGGGACTACCTACTTGTCACTGGAGTTGGAAGATCTGTCCTTTCAGTATTTGTTTCCTTACTCATACCTTTATGTTGATACGTGGTTGACGAGTCATGAGACTGGGGATAAACCTCTTATTGATGTGTACAAGGAAGAACTGCTCCAGACACTAGAAGCTGACCCATTGATTGCGGAACTTGTGGATGATATCTCAATTAAAGGTCGCTATAAGAGTCGTTACAGCACGATGAAGAAGCTCTTGAAGGATGGTAGGAGGCCAGAAGATGTGAATGATGTGCTTGGGCTGCGAGTCGTGTTGAATCCTAAACCTGGTGATGGTGCATTGGAAGCTGGAGAGAGAGCTTGCTATAGGGCTCATGAGATCATTCAGTCCATGTGGAAAGAAATCCCTTACAGGACAAAAGATTATATTGCCAGGCCAAAAGCAAATGGGTATAGAAGTTTGCATATGGCAGTGGATGTGAGTGACAATTGTAGGACAAGACCATTGATGGAAATACAGATAAGAACAACAGAAATGGACAGGTTAGCTGTTGGTGGAACAGCTTCACACTCATTATATAAGGCTGGTCTTACTGATCCACAAGAG GCAAAGCGTCTGAAGACAATCATGCTGGCTGCAGCTGAGCTTGCTGCTCTGCGCCTTAGAGATCTTCCAGGCGCAATTCATAAAGGGATCGAGATTGACCAGAGGGATAGAGTGTTTCGCCTTCTTGACAAGAATGGAGATGGTAAAATTAGCATTGAGGAACTTGCAGAGGTGATGGAGGAGCTTGGTGCACCAGGAGAAGATGCCAAAGACATGATGCAGCTCCTTGACTCGAATAGTGATGGCTCTCTGAGTTCTGATGAATTTCATATGTTCCAAAACCAG ATTGAGTTGGTGCACAATTTAGAGGACCGAGATGATCAGTACAAGAAAATGTTGGATGAGAAGCTTCATATGGCAGATGACAGTGGATTAATTCAGGTATATAATAAGGAGTTCGGCAACAGGCTTGTAAGCTAG
- the LOC130711008 gene encoding CBL-interacting serine/threonine-protein kinase 1 isoform X2, with protein sequence MVLVNNFGVNKNNNNKNNQSHEGMRLGKYELGRTLGEGNFGKVKFAKNIDSDQPFAIKIIDKNKIIDLNITNQIKREIAALKLLRHPNVVKLYEVLASKTKIYMVLEYVTGEELFDKIVSKGKLNEDKGRKLFQQLIDGVSYCHSKGVFHRDLKLENVLVDTKGNVEITDFGLSAMQQQFRADGLLHTTCGSPNYVAPEIIANRGYDGATSDVWSCGVILYVILTGYLPFDDRNLAVLYQKIFKGDVQIPKWLSAGAQNIIKRILDPNPETRITMAGIKEDPWFKQDYTPADPDDEEDDVYIDDDAFSIHELHEEEHRSPGSPTQINAFQLIGMSSFLDLSGFFEQEHVSERKIRFTSNLSAKDLIERIEDTVTEMGFRVQKKNGKLKVIQENKVQKSLGCLSVIVEVFEISPSLFVVELRKSCGDASVYRQLCKKLLNDLSVPPRQALVSSEVN encoded by the exons atgGTGTTGGTAAACAACTTTGGTGTgaacaagaacaacaacaacaagaacaacCAGAGTCATGAGGGAATGAGACTTGGGAAATATGAATTGGGTAGAACTCTTGGTGAAGGCAATTTTGGCAAAGTCAAGTTTGCTAAGAACATTGATTCTGATCAACCTTTTGCCATTAAGATCATTGACAAGAACAAGATCATTGATCTCAATATCACCAACCAG ATAAAGAGGGAAATAGCTGCCTTGAAGCTTCTCAGACATCCTAATGTTGTTAAATTATACGAG GTCTTGGCTAGCAAAACAAAAATTTATATGGTACTTGAGTATGTCACAGGAGAGGAGTTATTTGACAAAATT GTATCCAAGGGTAAACTTAATGAAGATAAAGGTAGAAAGCTGTTCCAACAGTTGATTGATGGTGTGAGCTACTGCCACAGTAAAGGTGTCTTTCATCGGGATCTTAAG CTCGAGAATGTACTGGTGGATACCAAAGGAAATGTAGAGATAACAGATTTTGGCCTTAGTGCTATGCAGCAGCAGTTTAGG GCAGATGGATTGCTGCATACAACTTGTGGAAGTCCCAATTATGTTGCGCCGGAGATTATTGCTAATAGGGGCTATGACGGTGCAACATCAGATGTGTGGTCATGTGGCGTTATCTTGTATGTGATCCTAACCGGATACCTACCTTTTGATGATAGAAATCTTGCAGTTCTCTATCAAAAG ATTTTTAAAGGAGATGTTCAGATACCAAAATGGCTATCAGCTGGTGCACAGAACATTATAAAGAGGATTCTTGATCCCAACCCTGAGACGCGGATAACAATGGCCGGTATCAAAGAAGATCCATGGTTCAAGCAGGACTATACTCCAGCAGATCCTgatgatgaggaagatgatgtaTATATTGACGACGACGCCTTTTCCATCCATGAATTG CATGAAGAAGAACATAGGAGTCCAGGATCGCCGACCCAAATCAACGCATTTCAGTTGATAGGGATGTCTTCATTCCTAGACCTCTCTGGATTTTTTGAGCAAGAG CATGTCTCTGAGAGGAAGATAAGGTTTACATCAAATCTTTCAGCCAAAGATCTGATAGAGAGGATTGAGGATACTGTGACAGAAATGGGATTTAGAGTCCAGAAGAAAAATGGCAAA ttgAAAGTGATCCAAGAGAACAAGGTGCAAAAATCTCTAGGCTGTCTCTCAGTGATAGTAGAG GTCTTTGAAATAAGCCCATCACTGTTTGTAGTGGAATTGAGGAAGTCTTGTGGAGATGCCTCTGTATATAGACAG TTATGCAAGAAGTTATTGAATGATTTGAGTGTTCCTCCAAGGCAAGCACTAGTAAGCTCAGAAGTGAATTAG
- the LOC130711010 gene encoding pyruvate dehydrogenase (acetyl-transferring) kinase, mitochondrial-like: MAAKVKKMVESVSLCKRLMMMDEEVHKWGCLKQTGVRDWYLDSFRDLRSFPEVKNMNDEKEFTEMIKAIKVRHNNVIPTMASGVQQLKIVYEDPDEIDQFLDRFYMSRIGIRMLIGQHVELHNPHPLPNCVGYIHTHLSPVDVAKNASEDARAMCCREYGSAPDVHIYGDPDFTFPYVPAHLHLMVFELVKNSLRAVEERFMDSDKVAPPVRIVVADGIEDVTIKVSDEGGGIPRSGLPKIFTYLYSTAENPLDEHSEFGTADNVTMAGYGYGLPISRLYARYFGGDLQVISMEGYGTDAYLHLCRLGDSQEPLP, encoded by the exons ATGGCGGCGAAGGTTAAGAAAATGGTGGAGTCAGTGTCATTGTGCAAGAGGTTGATGATGATGGATGAGGAGGTGCATAAATGGGGTTGTCTGAAGCAGACAGGG GTGAGAGATTGGTACTTGGATTCTTTCCGTGACCTTAGATCCTTCCCTGAGGTCAAGAATATGAATGATGAGAAAGAATTCACTGAAATGATTAAGGCCATCAAGGTGAGACACAACAATGTGATTCCCACGATGGCCTCGGGTGTTCAGCAATTGAAGATTGTTTACGAGGATCCTGATGAGATTGATCAGTTCCTTGATCGCTTTTACATGTCAAGAATTGGAATCCGTATGCTAATCG GGCAACATGTTGAGTTGCACAACCCCCACCCGCTTCCCAACTGTGTAGGTTATATACACACACATTTGTCTCCTGTGGATGTGGCGAAGAATGCTAGTGAGGATGCACGTGCTATGTGTTGTCGTGAATACGGAAGTGCCCCTGATGTTCATATCTATGGGGACCCTGATTTTACTTTTCC GTATGTTCCAGCTCACTTGCATCTTATGGTGTTTGAGTTGGTTAAGAACTCACTGCGTGCTGTCGAAGAGCGTTTTATGGATTCTGACAAAGTTGCTCCTCCAGTTAGAATAGTAGTTGCTGATGGAATAGAAGATGTTACCATAAAG GTCTCAGATGAGGGAGGTGGAATACCACGAAGCGGTCTTCCGAAAATCTTCACATACCTCTACAGTACAGCCGAAAACCCATTGGATGAACATTCAGAATTTGGAACTGCCGATAATGTAACAATGGCTGGATATGGTTATGGGCTTCCTATTAGCCGCTTGTATGCTAGGTATTTTGGGGGTGATCTTCAAGTAATCTCTATGGAAGGATATG GGACTGATGCATATCTACATTTGTGTCGTTTGGGAGATTCACAAGAGCCTTTGCCCTGA
- the LOC130711008 gene encoding CBL-interacting serine/threonine-protein kinase 1 isoform X1: MVLVNNFGVNKNNNNKNNQSHEGMRLGKYELGRTLGEGNFGKVKFAKNIDSDQPFAIKIIDKNKIIDLNITNQIKREIAALKLLRHPNVVKLYEVLASKTKIYMVLEYVTGEELFDKIVSKGKLNEDKGRKLFQQLIDGVSYCHSKGVFHRDLKLENVLVDTKGNVEITDFGLSAMQQQFRADGLLHTTCGSPNYVAPEIIANRGYDGATSDVWSCGVILYVILTGYLPFDDRNLAVLYQKIFKGDVQIPKWLSAGAQNIIKRILDPNPETRITMAGIKEDPWFKQDYTPADPDDEEDDVYIDDDAFSIHELQHEEEHRSPGSPTQINAFQLIGMSSFLDLSGFFEQEHVSERKIRFTSNLSAKDLIERIEDTVTEMGFRVQKKNGKLKVIQENKVQKSLGCLSVIVEVFEISPSLFVVELRKSCGDASVYRQLCKKLLNDLSVPPRQALVSSEVN, from the exons atgGTGTTGGTAAACAACTTTGGTGTgaacaagaacaacaacaacaagaacaacCAGAGTCATGAGGGAATGAGACTTGGGAAATATGAATTGGGTAGAACTCTTGGTGAAGGCAATTTTGGCAAAGTCAAGTTTGCTAAGAACATTGATTCTGATCAACCTTTTGCCATTAAGATCATTGACAAGAACAAGATCATTGATCTCAATATCACCAACCAG ATAAAGAGGGAAATAGCTGCCTTGAAGCTTCTCAGACATCCTAATGTTGTTAAATTATACGAG GTCTTGGCTAGCAAAACAAAAATTTATATGGTACTTGAGTATGTCACAGGAGAGGAGTTATTTGACAAAATT GTATCCAAGGGTAAACTTAATGAAGATAAAGGTAGAAAGCTGTTCCAACAGTTGATTGATGGTGTGAGCTACTGCCACAGTAAAGGTGTCTTTCATCGGGATCTTAAG CTCGAGAATGTACTGGTGGATACCAAAGGAAATGTAGAGATAACAGATTTTGGCCTTAGTGCTATGCAGCAGCAGTTTAGG GCAGATGGATTGCTGCATACAACTTGTGGAAGTCCCAATTATGTTGCGCCGGAGATTATTGCTAATAGGGGCTATGACGGTGCAACATCAGATGTGTGGTCATGTGGCGTTATCTTGTATGTGATCCTAACCGGATACCTACCTTTTGATGATAGAAATCTTGCAGTTCTCTATCAAAAG ATTTTTAAAGGAGATGTTCAGATACCAAAATGGCTATCAGCTGGTGCACAGAACATTATAAAGAGGATTCTTGATCCCAACCCTGAGACGCGGATAACAATGGCCGGTATCAAAGAAGATCCATGGTTCAAGCAGGACTATACTCCAGCAGATCCTgatgatgaggaagatgatgtaTATATTGACGACGACGCCTTTTCCATCCATGAATTG CAGCATGAAGAAGAACATAGGAGTCCAGGATCGCCGACCCAAATCAACGCATTTCAGTTGATAGGGATGTCTTCATTCCTAGACCTCTCTGGATTTTTTGAGCAAGAG CATGTCTCTGAGAGGAAGATAAGGTTTACATCAAATCTTTCAGCCAAAGATCTGATAGAGAGGATTGAGGATACTGTGACAGAAATGGGATTTAGAGTCCAGAAGAAAAATGGCAAA ttgAAAGTGATCCAAGAGAACAAGGTGCAAAAATCTCTAGGCTGTCTCTCAGTGATAGTAGAG GTCTTTGAAATAAGCCCATCACTGTTTGTAGTGGAATTGAGGAAGTCTTGTGGAGATGCCTCTGTATATAGACAG TTATGCAAGAAGTTATTGAATGATTTGAGTGTTCCTCCAAGGCAAGCACTAGTAAGCTCAGAAGTGAATTAG